The Leptolyngbya sp. 'hensonii' genome includes the window AGAATTGTTCCCTTTTTCAGGGCTTTCTACAAAATCCTTTCCCAGTACATGTTACATTTTTTATAACTCAGAGCAGAGGCAACTTAATTTCCAGTCTTGGCTGCGCCTCCTTTTCACAGGATGTCTCCAGAAGTCTGTTGACCCACCAGTTTTATCCACTTGGGGTTACAGGGGTTCGATCAATCCTGAGATTGGTCAGGCTTAGTGGGTTAGTTGCTCTCATATTCTTCACACTTGCGTCAAAATAGTGGACGTAGGTTGACTTCCAATGGTTGACTGTCAGTAGTTGACTGTCAGTAGTTGACTGTGGGGTCGATATCACATCAAAAACAGTAATTATGATCTTCTAGGAGTTCTTGCTTCATGTTCACCAAGCAGGTAACTGATTCAAAGGTATATCAATGGTTTGACGAGCGGCTGGAAATTCAGGCGCTAGCTGACGATATCAGCAGTAAGTATGTCCCCCCTCACGTCAACATCTTTTATTGTCTGGGTGGAATTACGCTCACCTGCTTCCTGATCCAGTTCGCCACTGGGTTTGCCATGACTTTCTACTACAAGCCGACGGTCACTGAGGCTTTCAACTCAGTGCAATATTTGATGACGGATGTCAATTTCGGCTGGCTGATTCGCTCCATTCACCGCTGGTCTGCCAGCATGATGGTGTTGATGATGATCCTGCACGTGTTCCGGGTCTACCTGACGGGTGGCTTCAAGAAGCCCCGTGAGTTGACCTGGGTCACGGGTGTCATTCTCGCCGTTATCACCGTTTCCTTTGGTGTGACGGGCTACTCCCTGCCCTGGGATCAGATGGGTTACTGGGCCGTTAAGATTGTTTCCGGTGTTCCCAGTGCCATTCCAGTGGTTGGTAATCTCATGGTGGAGCTGATCCGGGGCAGCGATAGTGTGGGTCAGGCAACCCTGACTCGCTTCTACAGCCTGCACACCTTCGTACTTCCCTGGTTCATCGCTGTTTTCATGCTGCTCCACTTCCTGATGATCCGCAAGCAAGGCATTTCAGGCCCGCTGTAAGGTCTCCCCGCCTATTTATCACACCCGTTCAAAGCTTATTACCGAGTAAGGAGAACACTTTAGTCATGGCAACTATTAAGAAGCCGGATCTCAACGATCCTGAATTGCGTGCCAAACTGGCTAAGGGAATGGGGCACAACTACTATGGTGAACCGGCTTGGCCGAATGACCTGTTGTACATCTTCCCTGTCGTCATTCTGGGCTCCATCGCCCTCTGTGTGGGTCTGGCCGTTCTGGATCCGGCCATGGTTGGCGAAGCTGCCAATCCCTTTGCCACTCCTCTAGAAATTTTGCCAGAGTGGTATTTGTTCCCGACCTTCCAGATCCTTCGCATTCTGCCCAACAAACTTTTGGGGATTGCCCTGATGGGTTCCATTCCCCTGGGCTTGATGCTGGTTCCATTCATCGAAAACGTCAATAAGTTTCAAAATCCTTTCCGTCGTCCCGTGGCCACTGCTGTTTTCCTGTTTGGTACTGCAGTTACCCTCTGGCTGGGGATTGGCGCTACCTTCCCGATCGACAAGTCTCTGACGCTGGGCTTATTCTAAACCTCATCTGAGAGCGGCTCTCGCAGCGCCCGCTATGTTTTTCACTGATGCATCCGATGTATCGTTGAAAAGCGTAGCGGGCGCTAGTTTATTTCTTACTGATGACACGTGTTAGTCATTGTTTAGCCTGCGTTAATCAAGTTAATGAT containing:
- the petB gene encoding cytochrome b6; translation: MFTKQVTDSKVYQWFDERLEIQALADDISSKYVPPHVNIFYCLGGITLTCFLIQFATGFAMTFYYKPTVTEAFNSVQYLMTDVNFGWLIRSIHRWSASMMVLMMILHVFRVYLTGGFKKPRELTWVTGVILAVITVSFGVTGYSLPWDQMGYWAVKIVSGVPSAIPVVGNLMVELIRGSDSVGQATLTRFYSLHTFVLPWFIAVFMLLHFLMIRKQGISGPL
- the petD gene encoding cytochrome b6-f complex subunit IV; amino-acid sequence: MATIKKPDLNDPELRAKLAKGMGHNYYGEPAWPNDLLYIFPVVILGSIALCVGLAVLDPAMVGEAANPFATPLEILPEWYLFPTFQILRILPNKLLGIALMGSIPLGLMLVPFIENVNKFQNPFRRPVATAVFLFGTAVTLWLGIGATFPIDKSLTLGLF